A single genomic interval of uncultured Desulfobulbus sp. harbors:
- a CDS encoding LysR family transcriptional regulator gives MPKTRKPIDENAMVSTKLKSGLHIKGRLWIENNGATYLSWGRVVLLERIGEYGSVSAAAKSMQMSFSHAWHLVENMNNLAPAPLVEKQAGGRQGGGAWLTETGKQAIADFWKLVDRFQQWIDQEELET, from the coding sequence ATGCCGAAAACGCGAAAACCCATCGATGAAAACGCCATGGTCAGCACCAAGCTGAAAAGCGGGTTGCATATCAAAGGGCGATTATGGATTGAAAACAACGGCGCAACCTACCTCTCCTGGGGACGCGTGGTCCTGTTGGAGCGCATCGGTGAGTATGGATCGGTTTCCGCTGCGGCCAAGTCGATGCAGATGAGCTTCAGTCATGCCTGGCATCTGGTTGAAAACATGAACAACCTGGCCCCAGCTCCCCTGGTGGAAAAACAGGCCGGTGGCCGACAGGGGGGCGGCGCCTGGCTGACCGAAACCGGGAAACAGGCCATTGCTGATTTTTGGAAGCTGGTCGACCGCTTTCAGCAGTGGATCGACCAGGAGGAACTGGAAACATGA